Proteins found in one Deltaproteobacteria bacterium PRO3 genomic segment:
- the rnz gene encoding ribonuclease Z, with translation MRVLTLGTGAGRPTLQRHTSATALEYEGETFLFDCGEATQLQLIRSPLKWGKLTAVFIGHLHGDHLYGLPGLLGTLSLGEREETLRVFGPAGLKEYLRIHQETHSLWINYPLEVVEIEAPGLIFETERYQVFCAPLSHLIPCWGYAFRERPRPGAFDEAKARELGIPEGPERMDLVRGRAVRLADGRWIQPETLVGPSRPGRSFAYCLDTRPCPEALQLAQGVDLLVHEATFGAEYRNEAHQWGHSCAEDAARAAREAGAKRLVLTHLSQRYTDPQSLLHEARAQFPATEVAEDLQAFFIS, from the coding sequence ATGCGCGTCTTGACGCTAGGCACCGGCGCGGGCCGCCCCACCCTGCAGCGCCACACCTCCGCCACCGCCCTCGAGTACGAGGGCGAGACCTTCCTCTTCGACTGCGGGGAGGCGACCCAGCTCCAGCTGATCCGCTCGCCCCTCAAGTGGGGGAAGCTCACGGCCGTCTTCATCGGACACCTGCACGGCGACCACCTCTACGGCCTCCCCGGCCTGCTCGGCACCTTGAGCCTGGGCGAACGCGAAGAGACCTTGCGGGTCTTCGGCCCGGCGGGTCTGAAGGAATACCTCCGCATCCACCAGGAGACGCACAGCCTCTGGATCAACTACCCCCTCGAGGTCGTCGAGATCGAGGCCCCGGGACTGATCTTCGAGACCGAGCGCTACCAGGTCTTCTGCGCCCCCTTGAGCCACCTCATCCCCTGCTGGGGCTACGCCTTCCGCGAACGCCCCCGGCCCGGCGCCTTCGACGAGGCCAAGGCGCGGGAGCTGGGTATCCCCGAGGGGCCCGAGCGCATGGACTTGGTCCGCGGCCGAGCCGTGCGGCTCGCCGACGGTCGCTGGATCCAACCGGAGACCTTGGTCGGCCCTTCGCGTCCGGGGCGCAGCTTCGCCTACTGCCTCGATACCCGCCCCTGCCCCGAGGCCCTACAGCTCGCCCAGGGCGTCGACCTCCTCGTCCACGAGGCCACCTTCGGCGCCGAATACCGGAACGAGGCGCACCAATGGGGCCATTCCTGCGCGGAAGACGCCGCCCGCGCCGCCCGCGAGGCCGGGGCCAAGCGCCTCGTCCTGACCCACTTGAGTCAGCGCTACACCGACCCGCAGAGCCTGCTGCACGAGGCCCGCGCCCAATTTCCCGCCACCGAGGTCGCCGAGGACCTCCAGGCCTTTTTCATTTCATGA